The Pimelobacter simplex genomic sequence CGGCGCCGAGGTGGGCTGCCAGGGCGAGGTCGGCTCGGCGTGCGCGATGGCGGCCGGGGCGCTGTGCGAGGTGATCGGCGGTACGCCGGCCCAGGTCGAGAACGCCGCCGAGATCGGCATCGAGCACAACCTCGGCCTGACCTGCGACCCCGTCGGCGGACTGGTCCAGATCCCCTGCATCGAGCGCAACGCGATCGCCTCGGTCAAGGCGATCAACGCGGCCCGGATGGCCAGCCACGGCGACGGCTCGCACAAGGTCAGCCTCGACAAGGCGCTCAAGACCATGCGCGAGACCGGCCGGGACATGATGACGAAGTACAAGGAGACCTCGCGCGGGGGCCTCGCCGTCAACGTCATCGAGTGCTGAGCCCCTCAGCCCACGCGCTCAGCCCATGCGCTCGGCCCCGGTCCGGATCGCCTGCCGGATCCGCGGGTAGGTGCCGCACCGGCACACGTTGCGGAGGGCGTCGAGGTCGTCCTCGGTGATCGCCCGCCCCTCCTTGCGGACCCGGTGGACGAGGGCGACCGCGGCCATGATCTGGCCCGGCTGGCAGTAGCCGCACTGGGCGACGTCGTGCTCCAGCCACGCCTCCTGCATCGGGTGCAGGCCGTCGCCGGGCGCGGTGTCGGCCAGCCCCTCGATGGTGGTGATCTCGTCGTCGGGGCCGACGTCCTGGACCCGCACCGAGCACGGGTTGAACGCCTTGCCGTTGAGGTGGGAGGTGCAGGCCTTGCAGACGTTGATCCCGCAGCCGTACTTGGGCCCGGTGACGCCGAGGACGTCGCGCAGGACCCACAGGATCCGGACGTCGTCCTCGACGTCGACGGTGACGGTCTCGCCGTTGAGCTGGAAGGTGTGCTTCGGCATCGCGGGCTCCTCAGGAGAGGTGGTCGAGGCCGTCGACCGGCGACTCGGGGACGGAGGGGACGAAGGGCTTGGGCTCGAAGTGCAGCGGGGCGCGGAAGTTGATCGGGAACTCGGTGGGCATCGTCCCGGTGGCCCGCGCGTAGGCGCAGGCGACGGCGGCCATCGAGGCGGCGACGCCGGCCTCGCCGATGCCGCCGGGCTCGCGCCGGTCGGACTCCATCACCTCGCAGCGGAAGTCGGGGGGCGTGTTCCACTGCCGGGTGTAGGCCGAGTTGTCCCAGCTGGCCTCCAGGAAGTGCCCGTCGACGAGGTGGTTGCCGTAGGTCAGCGCCTGGGCCATGCCGTCGGAGAAGCCGCCCATCATCTGGGCCTCGACCCCCAGCGGGTTGACCACGAGACCGCAGTCGACGACCACGACCGCCTTGGTGACCCGGGGCCCGGTGACGGCGTCGCGGACCTTGCGGTCCACGGTCGCGGGCCGGCAGTCGATCTCGACCAGGACGGCGGTCGCGCCCTTGTACTCCTTGTGGATCGCGATGCCCTGGGCCGTGCCCGCGGGCATCGATCGGCCCCACTCCCCCAGCTCGGCGGCCCGGGCGAGCACCCGCTTGACCACCCGGCTCTTGAGGTGGCGGCGGCGGAACTCGACCGGGTCCTGCCGGAGCCGGGCCGCGAGCTGGTCGACGATGAGCTCGTTGGCCGTGCGGACGTCGGGTGAGTAGATGTTGCGCACCGAGCTGGTGTTGAACCGGTCGACGTCGTTGTTCGACTCGTTGAGCAGCTGGGTGACGACCCCGAAGTTGTAGGGCAGCTCCTGGCTGAGCAGGAAGATCGTCTCGGAGAACCCCAGGTTGGCCAGCCCCGTCGGCAGCGCGGCCACCTCGGCGGTGAGCCGCTCGCCGAGCCCGTGGGTGAAGTCGGTCGAGACCGAGGTGTGCCGCTGCTCGAAGGTGACCACGCTGCCGAGCAGCACCGTGGCCCGGACCCGCGAGGTCGCCATCGGGTGCACCCGGCCCTGGCGCGGCTCGTCGGCACGGTGCCACATGAGCTTGACCGGGACACCGAACGCCCGCGACGCCTGCGCGGCCTCGATCGCGGCGTCGCTGAAGAGCTTGCGGCCGAACGAGCCGCCACCCTGGACCACGTTGACCGTCACCTTGCGCTGCGGCAGCCCGAGCGCCCTGGCGACCTTGGACTGGGCATCGATCGGCGACTTCAGCCCGCCCCAGATCGTGGCGTTGCCGTCGCGGACGTCGGCGATCGCGCAGTTGGGCTCGAGCGCCGAGCCGCTGCGGAAGTGGAAGGTGAAGTCGCCCTCGACCGTGGTCGCGCCGAGCTTGGGCACCGCGAGCGGCAGCTGGGCGCGGCGCAGCTCCAGAGCGATGTCGTCGGCCGACTTGCCGGGCACCGACCCGGCCTTCCAGGCGACGTCGAGCGCCCGGACGGCGTCGATGCACTGCCCGAACGTCCGGGCCCGTACGGCGACCCCGGTCGGGATCACCGCGACATGGGTGACGCCGGGCAGCGCCAGGACCGCGGCCCGGTTGCGGACCTCTCGGACCGAGCCGTTGAGGCCGGGCGGGCGGCAGACCATGGTCGGCAGCGCACCGGGGACGTCGAGGTCCATCGCGTACTGCTTGCGACCGGTGACCGCGTCGAGCGCGTCGACGCGCCGCTGCGGCGTACCGACGAGCCGCTGCTCGGCCGCGGCCTTGAGCGAGACCCGGACCCGGCGCGTCGTCGGCGGCGCCGCCAGCGCGGCCGCCTGGCCGTAGGTCAGCGACGAGCCGAGGCTGTCGAAGATCGTGCCGGCCTTGACCACGAGCGTCTCGGCCAGCGCGCCGAGCTCGATCGCGGCCGCCTCGAGCAGCGCCTTGCGGGCCACGGCGGCCGCCACCCGGATCGGGGTGTACGTCGAGATGGTGGTGTTGGAGCCGCCGGTCAGCTGGTTGAACAGCAGCTCAGGCCGGGCCGGCGCCAGCGTGACGTGGACGCGGTCGAGCGGCAGGTCGAGCTCGTCGGCGATGATCATCGCGGTCGAGGTGGTGATCCCCTGGCCGACCTCCATCCGCGGCAGCGCGAAGTGCGCATCACCCTGGTCGTCGACGTGGATCGCGACCAGCGCCGAGGTGGGCAGCGCGCAGTGGGTGAGGAAGTCGTTGAGGTCGTAGATCTCGGGCACCTGCGGCACCGACGGGATCGGCAGGGCGTGCGCCGGCGCGGAGCCGAGCGTGAGGTCGGCGGCGACGACGAGGCCGGTGCCGCAGAGGACGTAGCCGACGAAGGAGCGGCGGCTGAGGTGCCCGGGCGACCGGTGCGACGAGCTGGTGGTGCGCGCGGAAGTGCGCGCCGGAAGGTTCCCCATGAACGATCTCCCCGAGTGAGAGTGGCGGTCCGCACAGCAGAGCAAACGGAGATTGGTCGAAGGTTGGTCACGCGGGCCTCCGGCGGCTGCGAAGTCCTCCGATCCGGCCGCAGACGGCCGATCGAAGCGGTGCACCCCATCCATCCGAACGGAGCAGCACCGTGGCACGACGCCTCGTCCGGGCAGCGTTGCCCGCGCTGGGTTTCGCCGCGGCCGAGGCACTGGCCGTGGTGGCCGGCCGGGCGGTGCGCGTCGACCACGGCGAGGTCGCGCTGGTGTGGCCTGCCGCGGCCATCAGCGTGCTCTGGGCGCTCCACGCCCGCGGACTGGGGCCACGCCGGGCGGTGCCCCACGCGGTGCTGCTGTGCCTGACGAACTTCGCCGCGACCCTCGCGACCGGGGCCACGGTGGGCCTGGCCGCGTGGTTCACCGGCGTCAACGCCGTGCTCGCGGCGGTCACCGCGCTCCTGCTCACCCCCGGGCGTCGTACGGCGGTGCTGCGCGAGCCCGCCGACCTGGCCCGCCTCGTCGTGGCGGTGAGCACCGGGACGGTCTGCTCCGCGGCCCTCGCGGTCGCCTACCTCGCGCACGCCGGGCACGACGGCCTGGTGCAGACCTTCGCGCTCTTCGCGGTGCGCAACGGCGTCACCGCGCTGGCCGGGGTCGCCCTCGTGCTCCGGCTCCAGGACGCCCGCTGGCGCCGCCCGGTGATCACCGGGCCACGGGTCGCCGAGACCGTCGCGTGCGTGGTCGTCACGCTCGCCGTCTTCGGCCGGGTCTTCTGGGTCAACCCGGGCGAGCCGATCGCCTTCGCCATCATGCTGCCGGCGATGTGGGTCTCACTGCGCTACTCGACCACCACGAGCACGCTGTTCCTGGCCGCCGCCGCGGTGTGCGTGCTGGTCGGGACGCTGCTCGACCTCGGCGCACTGCAGGGTCTGCCCGCCGAGAACCAGGCGCTGCTCGCACAGGGCATGATCGGCAGCCTGACGCTGGTGGTGCTGAGCCTCGCGCTGTTCCGCGACTCGCGCAACGCGCTCATCAGCGAGCTGCGCCACCTGGCGCTGCACGACCCGCTGACCGGGCTCGCCAACCGCACCCTGCTCACCGAGCGGCTGGAGGCGGCACTCGCCCAGGGCGCCCCCGGCACGGTGGGGGTGGTCGGGCTCGACCTCAACGGCTTCAAGTCGGTCAACGACGCCTGGGGGCACCAGGAGGGCGACCTGCTCCTCGTCGAGATCGCCCGCCGGCTCACCGAGACGGCCGGGCCGGAGGACACCGTGGCCCGGGTCGGCGGCGACGAGTTCGTCGTCCTGCGCCCGCGACTCGGCGGTCCCGCCGACCTGGAGCGGTACGCCGACGAGGTGCGGGCCCAGGTGGCGCTCCCCTACGGCCAGGCCTCCGACGCGCCGTACGACCGGATCACGGCGAGCGTCGGCACCGCCGTCTCCGAGCACAGCGAGAGCCCGCGCAGCCTGCTGGCCCGCGCCGACCAGGCCATGTACGACGTCAAGCGGGCCGCGCCCGGCCGGCCCGGCAGCGCCCGCGCGCTCAGAGTCGTGGGAGCACCGCTCGCACGATGACCAGCAGCGCCTCGCGCAGCAGCAGGTGCGCCTGGTCGCGGGTGAGCGCGCCGTCGCGCGACCACTCCCGGATCGCGCCGCGGGCCAGCTCGCCGTACGCCCGGACCGTGGCCCGGGCCGCGCGATCGGCCGGATCGCCGCCCACCATCTCCAGCACCCGGCGGGCCGCGAGGTCGTGGGCCTCGTCGAGGATGGCGCGCATCTCGGCGTCCTCGCCCACGCCTTCCGCCGCCCGCACCGTCAGGTACGTCGCCCGCTCGGGCGTGATCGAGCCGAGGAACCAGGTCACCGCGACCTCGACGCGCTCCTCCAGCGAGCCGGTCGGCAGCGGGACGTCCTCGAGCGTCGGCAGCAGCGCGGCCCGGCGGACCACCTCGAGGTAGAGGGCGCGCTTGTCGCCGAAGTAGTGGTTGAGCAGCCCGCGCGCGACCCCCGCCTCGCGGGCGATGCCGGTGGTCGCCACCTCGGCGTACGGACGCTCGGCGAACAGCCGCTCGGCGGCGGCCAGGATCTGCTCGCGCCGCTCGTCGGGCGGGAGCCGGCGCCGGGTCGCTGCTGCGGTCATGACCCGAACCCTACTATTGGCAGCGTGCCAACAACAGGCTAGCGTGGACGGCGTGACCTCCACCGCTCCCTCCGCAGCGTCACCGCCCGCGCGCAAGCCACGCGACCTGCCCGTGCCCGCCGGCTTCGACGTGCGCGACCACGTCTCCGGTCTCGGCGCCCACCTGGCCGGTCCCGCCAACGTGATCCTCCAGCTGAGCTGGCCGGGTGTCGGCCACGGCGTGATGAACAGCCGGGTCCACGACGGCTCGGCGATGAAGCGGCCCTTCAAGCGCGGCCGCACGACGTTCACCTACCTCGCCGTCGCCCTGCTCGGCGACGACGCCGATCGCACCGCCTTCCGCCAGGCGGTCAACAAGCAGCACGCCCAGGTCTACTCGCGCCCCGGCGAGAAGGTCGAGTACCGCGCGATGGACCCGCGGCTCCAGACCTGGGTCGCCGCCTGCCTCTACTACGGCACCGTCGACATGATCGACAAGATGCACGGGCCGCTCCCCGACGCCGAGGCCGACGCGCTCTACCTGCACTGCGCGCGCTTCGGCACCACGCTGCAGATGCCGCCCGAGGCGTGGCCGGCCGACCGCGCGGCGTTCGACCGCTACTGGGAGGAGTCGCTCGCCGAGGTCGACATCGACCCCGCCGTGGCGTCGTACCTGCTGGAGCTGACGACCCTGCGCAACTTCCCCCGGCCCTTCCGGCTGCTCGCGCCGTTCCTCGTCTTCGTGACCACCGGCTTCCTGCCGCCGCCCTTCCGCGAGGCGATGGGGCTGCCCTGGAGCACACGCCAGCAGGCCCGTTTCGAGCGGCTGATGCGGCTCTTCGGCCGGATCGAGCGACTGCTCCCCCGCCCGCTGCGGATCTTCCCGTTCAACCTGTGGCTCGCCGACACCCGGCTGCGCCGCCGGTTCCGCCGTCCCCTCGTCTGAACCTCGTCCCAAGGAGCCCGATGGACTTCGACCTGCCCGAGAGCGCGCTCGCCGTCCGCGAGGGCGTCGCCGCCGTGGCCGCCAGGTACGACCACGCCTACTGGTCGCGCTGCGAGGAGCAGCACCGCTTCCCCCAGGAGGTCTTCGACGACCTCGGCAACGGCGGCTGGTTCGGGCTCTGCATCCCCGAGGAGTACGGCGGTGGCGGCCAGGGCCTGCTCGAGCTGGCGGTCGCCAACATGACGCTGTGCGCGTCCGGCGGCGTGGCCGGCACGTTCTTCTACGTCACCACGCCCGGCTTCGGGGCGATGACCCTGAGCCGGCACGGCACCGACGAGCAGAAGCAGCGGATCCTGCCCGGCCTGGCCACCGGCGAGCTCCAGTTCTGCCTCGCGCTCACCGAGCCCGACGCCGGCAGCAACGCCATCGAGATCAAGACCGCTGCGCGCCGCGACGGCGACGAGTTCGTCATCAAGGGCCAGAAGGTCTGGATCTCCAACGTCGAGAACGCCGACTGGATGGTCGCGGTCACCCGCACCGTCCCCGCGGCCGAGACGCGCGAGCGCGGCCTGCCGCGCACGGCCGGCTTCACGCTCTTCCTGGTCGACGTCAAGGAGGCGCTCGCCGCGGGCACGCTGTCGTACACGCCGATCCCCAAGATGGGCAGCAACATCCTGCAGTCCAGCCAGGTCTTCCTCGACGACGTCCGAGTGCCGGCGGCCAACGTGATCGGCGAGGTCGACGCGGGCTTCGCGGTGCTGTGGGACGTGCTCAACCCCGAGCGCATCCTCGCCGCCTCCGGAGGCATCGGTACGGCGGACGCCGCGCTGCGGATCGCCTGCGACTACGCCCGCGAGCGCGAGGTCTTCGGCCGCCCGATCGGCGCCAACCAGGGCCTGCAGTTCCCCCTCGCCCAGATCAAGGCCAAGACCGAGCTCGGCCGGCTGATGACCTACCAGGCCGCCTGGCTCTTCGACCAGGGCCGCCCGTGCGGCAACGAGGCCAACGTCGCCAAGCTGACCGGCGCCCAGGTCGGCTGGGAGGCCGCCAACCAGGCCTTCCAGACCCTCGGCGGGATGGCGTACTCCAAGGAGTACCCCATCGAGCGGATCTTCCGCGACGCCCGGATCGCCAAGAACATCCCGGTCGCCGAGGAGCTCGTCCTGGCCCACATCGGCACCGCGATGCTGGGGCTGCCGAAGAGCTACTGACGGGCACCCCGAGGCGGCCCGACGTTCACCCCGAGAGCGCCCGGGTCACCTGCACCACGTCGTCGACCGCGACGCCGGGGCTGTAGCGGTAGCCCTGCACCTCGTCGCACCCGCGCTCGCGCAGGTAGCGCTCCTGCACCGCGGTCTCGACCCCCTCGGCCACGACGGTCATGCCGAGCGCGTGCGCCATCACGATGATCGCGTCGACGATCGCGGCGTCGGTGTCGGCGCAGGTGATCTCGGAGATGAAGGAGCGGTCGATCTTGATCTTGTCGATGGGGAACTTCGTCAGGTACGCCAGGCTGCTGTAGCCGCGGCCGAAGTCGTCGACCACGATCGAGACGCCCAGCGAGCGCAGTGACTCCAGCATCGCGACGACGTCGCCGTGGTCCTCGATGAGCAGGCCCTCGGTGATCTCGACCTCGAGCTGGGCCGGAGCGATACCGGCGGTCGCGATCGCGTCGGCGATCTCGTCCAGCCACGCCCGGGCCTGGAGCTGGCGCGGCGAGACGTTGACCGCGAGCCGCAGCGGGTGACCGAGCTCCTCC encodes the following:
- a CDS encoding TetR/AcrR family transcriptional regulator; this encodes MTAAATRRRLPPDERREQILAAAERLFAERPYAEVATTGIAREAGVARGLLNHYFGDKRALYLEVVRRAALLPTLEDVPLPTGSLEERVEVAVTWFLGSITPERATYLTVRAAEGVGEDAEMRAILDEAHDLAARRVLEMVGGDPADRAARATVRAYGELARGAIREWSRDGALTRDQAHLLLREALLVIVRAVLPRL
- a CDS encoding oxygenase MpaB family protein; translated protein: MTSTAPSAASPPARKPRDLPVPAGFDVRDHVSGLGAHLAGPANVILQLSWPGVGHGVMNSRVHDGSAMKRPFKRGRTTFTYLAVALLGDDADRTAFRQAVNKQHAQVYSRPGEKVEYRAMDPRLQTWVAACLYYGTVDMIDKMHGPLPDAEADALYLHCARFGTTLQMPPEAWPADRAAFDRYWEESLAEVDIDPAVASYLLELTTLRNFPRPFRLLAPFLVFVTTGFLPPPFREAMGLPWSTRQQARFERLMRLFGRIERLLPRPLRIFPFNLWLADTRLRRRFRRPLV
- a CDS encoding acyl-CoA dehydrogenase family protein, with protein sequence MDFDLPESALAVREGVAAVAARYDHAYWSRCEEQHRFPQEVFDDLGNGGWFGLCIPEEYGGGGQGLLELAVANMTLCASGGVAGTFFYVTTPGFGAMTLSRHGTDEQKQRILPGLATGELQFCLALTEPDAGSNAIEIKTAARRDGDEFVIKGQKVWISNVENADWMVAVTRTVPAAETRERGLPRTAGFTLFLVDVKEALAAGTLSYTPIPKMGSNILQSSQVFLDDVRVPAANVIGEVDAGFAVLWDVLNPERILAASGGIGTADAALRIACDYAREREVFGRPIGANQGLQFPLAQIKAKTELGRLMTYQAAWLFDQGRPCGNEANVAKLTGAQVGWEAANQAFQTLGGMAYSKEYPIERIFRDARIAKNIPVAEELVLAHIGTAMLGLPKSY
- a CDS encoding sensor domain-containing diguanylate cyclase encodes the protein MARRLVRAALPALGFAAAEALAVVAGRAVRVDHGEVALVWPAAAISVLWALHARGLGPRRAVPHAVLLCLTNFAATLATGATVGLAAWFTGVNAVLAAVTALLLTPGRRTAVLREPADLARLVVAVSTGTVCSAALAVAYLAHAGHDGLVQTFALFAVRNGVTALAGVALVLRLQDARWRRPVITGPRVAETVACVVVTLAVFGRVFWVNPGEPIAFAIMLPAMWVSLRYSTTTSTLFLAAAAVCVLVGTLLDLGALQGLPAENQALLAQGMIGSLTLVVLSLALFRDSRNALISELRHLALHDPLTGLANRTLLTERLEAALAQGAPGTVGVVGLDLNGFKSVNDAWGHQEGDLLLVEIARRLTETAGPEDTVARVGGDEFVVLRPRLGGPADLERYADEVRAQVALPYGQASDAPYDRITASVGTAVSEHSESPRSLLARADQAMYDVKRAAPGRPGSARALRVVGAPLAR
- a CDS encoding molybdopterin cofactor-binding domain-containing protein; translation: MGNLPARTSARTTSSSHRSPGHLSRRSFVGYVLCGTGLVVAADLTLGSAPAHALPIPSVPQVPEIYDLNDFLTHCALPTSALVAIHVDDQGDAHFALPRMEVGQGITTSTAMIIADELDLPLDRVHVTLAPARPELLFNQLTGGSNTTISTYTPIRVAAAVARKALLEAAAIELGALAETLVVKAGTIFDSLGSSLTYGQAAALAAPPTTRRVRVSLKAAAEQRLVGTPQRRVDALDAVTGRKQYAMDLDVPGALPTMVCRPPGLNGSVREVRNRAAVLALPGVTHVAVIPTGVAVRARTFGQCIDAVRALDVAWKAGSVPGKSADDIALELRRAQLPLAVPKLGATTVEGDFTFHFRSGSALEPNCAIADVRDGNATIWGGLKSPIDAQSKVARALGLPQRKVTVNVVQGGGSFGRKLFSDAAIEAAQASRAFGVPVKLMWHRADEPRQGRVHPMATSRVRATVLLGSVVTFEQRHTSVSTDFTHGLGERLTAEVAALPTGLANLGFSETIFLLSQELPYNFGVVTQLLNESNNDVDRFNTSSVRNIYSPDVRTANELIVDQLAARLRQDPVEFRRRHLKSRVVKRVLARAAELGEWGRSMPAGTAQGIAIHKEYKGATAVLVEIDCRPATVDRKVRDAVTGPRVTKAVVVVDCGLVVNPLGVEAQMMGGFSDGMAQALTYGNHLVDGHFLEASWDNSAYTRQWNTPPDFRCEVMESDRREPGGIGEAGVAASMAAVACAYARATGTMPTEFPINFRAPLHFEPKPFVPSVPESPVDGLDHLS
- a CDS encoding (2Fe-2S)-binding protein, which encodes MPKHTFQLNGETVTVDVEDDVRILWVLRDVLGVTGPKYGCGINVCKACTSHLNGKAFNPCSVRVQDVGPDDEITTIEGLADTAPGDGLHPMQEAWLEHDVAQCGYCQPGQIMAAVALVHRVRKEGRAITEDDLDALRNVCRCGTYPRIRQAIRTGAERMG